The following coding sequences are from one Candidatus Nitrohelix vancouverensis window:
- the rpoB gene encoding DNA-directed RNA polymerase subunit beta, with protein MVRLVLFDRERIDLNAKNLKTLVGQHIMEEVKSPATGKVIVASRTLATEEIVQRLQDEKVQQVVINVIREVKEQKIFLGEMPMMGPTGTFMINGVERVIVSQMHRSPGAFFSHDKGKTHVSGKVLYSARIIPDRGSWVDFEFDIKDILYVKIDRRRKLPATILLQSFGMDNKQILEAFYPIEKISITTKGEESRFFINSKSLMVGFKTLEDIVDSKSDEVVLKANKKVTPVLKKKVQRMARASKVEIDEESLIGKYLFDDIIDAETGEALVESNTLITEDVLANIKKNAPAEISVLRIDDETPDTSIRDTIAAAKITSEIDAIREIYKRLRPGDPPTPDIARSLFVNLFFNTKRYNLSVVGRIKLNQKFNLDIPENNRLLNLEDLVAVVRHLVDLRNGVGTIDDIDHLGNRRVRAVGESLENQFRVGLVRMERAIIERMSIQDLEVSMPHDLINSKPVTAAIKEFFGSSQLSQFMDQTNPLSEVTHKRRLSALGPGGLTRERAGFEVRDVHPTHYGRICPIETPEGPNIGLIASLSTYARVNEYGFIETPYRRVEKGRASEDVEFHTAMVEDNYVIAQANARMDDNGKFVEPIISARQGGDFILSPTEKIDYMDVSPKQLISVAASLIPFLENDDANRALMGSNMQRQAVPLLRAEAPFVGTGMEAIVASDSGAVIVAEHDGEVISADATRIVVRTVGKGKGKAKTSRSRLLDSNVDIYTLSKFQRSNQNTCINQKPLVQTGDKVKAGQVIADGPSTELGELALGRNALVAFMPWHGYNFEDAIIVSEKLVKEDVYTSIHIEEFEVEARDTKQGKEEITRDISNVGEDALKNLDDSGIIRIGANVKPNDILVGKITPKGETQLSPEEKLLKAIFGEKAGDVRDTSLRVPPGIQGTVIDVKVFSRKGIDKDSRTLSIETEEISLIEKDFNDEIKIVISETEKRMRAALLGATASKSTTVGKAKFKKGQKITEEELDVLGVKDLPSTPCSEAVTDQFKEWAESCADQVNILKTMKEDKVARLKKGDDLAPGVIKMVKVFLAMKRKLQVGDKMAGRHGNKGVVSTIVPEEDMPYLENGTPIELILNPLGVPSRMNVGQILETNLGMAAKVTGEHMATPVFDGAKEQDIRDILHAHDFPEAGEMTLVNGRSGQRFRQKVMVGYIYMLKLHHLVDDKIHARSTGPYSLVTQQPLGGKAQFGGQRLGEMEVWALEAYGAAYTLQEMLTVKSDDVEGRKRMYEAIVKGDTNLTPSLPESFNVLVKELQSLAIDVELIESIK; from the coding sequence ATGGTTCGGCTTGTTTTGTTTGACCGGGAGCGCATTGACCTCAACGCCAAGAATCTGAAGACCCTTGTGGGTCAGCACATCATGGAAGAGGTGAAGAGTCCTGCGACCGGCAAGGTGATCGTGGCGTCTCGTACGCTGGCTACGGAAGAAATTGTTCAGCGCTTGCAGGACGAAAAAGTCCAGCAGGTGGTGATTAACGTCATTCGCGAAGTGAAAGAGCAGAAGATTTTTCTGGGCGAAATGCCCATGATGGGTCCGACCGGCACCTTCATGATCAACGGCGTTGAGCGCGTTATCGTGAGCCAGATGCACCGGTCTCCCGGCGCGTTTTTCTCGCACGACAAGGGCAAGACGCATGTCAGCGGCAAGGTGCTTTATTCGGCGCGCATCATTCCCGACCGCGGTTCCTGGGTCGATTTCGAATTCGACATCAAAGACATTCTTTACGTTAAGATCGACCGACGTCGCAAGCTTCCGGCCACCATCCTCCTGCAGTCCTTTGGGATGGATAACAAGCAGATTCTGGAAGCGTTCTACCCGATCGAAAAAATCAGCATCACCACCAAGGGCGAGGAGAGTCGTTTCTTCATCAACTCCAAGAGTCTGATGGTGGGTTTCAAAACTCTGGAAGATATCGTCGATTCAAAATCAGACGAAGTCGTCCTCAAGGCCAATAAAAAAGTCACGCCGGTTTTGAAGAAAAAAGTTCAGCGCATGGCGCGAGCCTCCAAGGTTGAGATTGACGAGGAGAGCTTGATTGGCAAATACCTGTTCGACGATATCATCGACGCGGAAACCGGCGAAGCGCTGGTGGAATCCAACACCCTGATCACCGAAGACGTTCTTGCCAATATCAAGAAGAACGCGCCTGCGGAAATCAGCGTTCTGCGCATTGACGACGAGACGCCGGACACCAGTATTCGCGACACCATTGCGGCGGCGAAAATCACCTCCGAAATCGACGCGATTCGCGAGATTTACAAGCGTCTGCGTCCCGGCGATCCGCCAACGCCAGACATTGCTCGCAGTTTGTTCGTCAACCTGTTCTTCAACACCAAGCGATACAATCTGTCGGTGGTGGGGCGCATCAAGCTGAATCAGAAATTCAATCTGGATATTCCTGAGAACAATCGACTTCTGAACCTGGAAGATCTGGTTGCCGTGGTTCGTCATCTGGTTGACCTGCGCAATGGCGTGGGAACGATCGACGACATCGACCATCTCGGCAACCGTCGCGTCCGCGCTGTGGGCGAGTCTCTGGAGAATCAGTTCCGAGTCGGTCTGGTTCGTATGGAACGCGCGATCATTGAGCGCATGTCCATTCAGGATTTAGAAGTGTCCATGCCGCATGATCTCATCAATTCGAAACCGGTCACGGCGGCGATCAAGGAATTTTTTGGAAGCAGTCAGTTGTCCCAGTTCATGGACCAGACCAATCCTTTGTCCGAGGTCACCCACAAGCGACGATTGAGCGCCTTGGGGCCGGGCGGTTTGACGCGGGAGCGCGCGGGCTTTGAAGTGCGCGACGTGCATCCGACGCATTACGGTCGTATTTGCCCGATTGAAACGCCTGAGGGACCGAATATTGGTTTGATCGCGTCTTTGAGCACCTATGCGCGAGTGAATGAGTACGGTTTCATCGAGACGCCTTACCGGCGCGTTGAAAAAGGCCGGGCCAGCGAAGACGTCGAATTTCATACGGCAATGGTAGAAGATAATTACGTCATCGCTCAGGCGAACGCAAGAATGGATGATAATGGCAAATTTGTTGAGCCAATTATCTCTGCGCGCCAAGGCGGCGACTTCATTCTGTCTCCGACCGAAAAGATTGATTATATGGACGTGTCGCCGAAGCAGTTGATCAGCGTCGCGGCATCCCTGATTCCTTTTCTCGAAAACGACGACGCCAACCGGGCCTTGATGGGTTCCAATATGCAACGTCAGGCAGTCCCTCTCCTGCGGGCGGAAGCGCCTTTTGTGGGAACGGGAATGGAGGCGATTGTCGCCAGCGATTCCGGGGCGGTCATTGTCGCCGAACACGACGGCGAAGTCATCAGCGCCGACGCCACGCGTATTGTGGTTCGTACCGTAGGAAAAGGAAAAGGCAAGGCCAAGACATCGCGAAGTCGATTGCTGGATTCGAATGTGGATATTTACACGCTGTCCAAGTTTCAGCGTTCCAATCAGAACACCTGTATTAATCAGAAGCCTCTCGTTCAAACGGGCGACAAGGTCAAGGCCGGTCAGGTGATTGCCGACGGACCTTCGACGGAACTCGGCGAACTGGCTCTGGGGCGCAACGCGCTTGTGGCGTTCATGCCCTGGCACGGTTACAACTTTGAAGATGCGATCATCGTCAGCGAAAAGCTGGTGAAGGAGGACGTCTACACCTCGATTCATATTGAAGAGTTTGAAGTTGAGGCTCGGGATACGAAACAGGGTAAAGAAGAGATCACGCGGGATATTTCCAACGTCGGGGAGGATGCGTTAAAGAATCTGGACGACAGCGGAATCATTCGCATTGGGGCGAACGTCAAGCCCAATGATATCCTGGTCGGAAAGATCACTCCGAAAGGGGAAACCCAGCTCAGCCCCGAAGAAAAACTGCTGAAAGCGATCTTCGGTGAAAAAGCCGGCGACGTTCGCGACACCTCCCTGCGCGTTCCACCGGGAATTCAGGGCACCGTGATCGACGTCAAGGTGTTTTCTAGAAAAGGCATTGATAAGGATTCGCGCACGCTCTCCATTGAGACGGAAGAAATTTCGTTGATTGAAAAAGATTTCAACGACGAAATCAAAATCGTGATCAGCGAGACCGAGAAACGAATGCGCGCCGCATTACTTGGCGCTACCGCAAGCAAGTCGACCACGGTCGGCAAAGCAAAATTCAAGAAAGGTCAGAAGATCACGGAAGAGGAATTGGATGTTCTGGGCGTGAAAGACCTGCCCTCGACGCCTTGTTCGGAAGCTGTGACGGATCAGTTCAAGGAATGGGCTGAAAGTTGCGCCGATCAGGTCAATATTCTCAAGACCATGAAAGAGGACAAGGTTGCGCGTTTGAAAAAAGGCGACGATCTGGCCCCTGGCGTGATCAAGATGGTCAAGGTCTTCCTTGCAATGAAACGCAAGTTGCAGGTTGGAGACAAGATGGCGGGACGTCATGGAAACAAGGGCGTCGTGTCGACTATCGTTCCTGAAGAGGATATGCCCTATCTTGAAAACGGCACACCCATTGAGCTCATTCTGAATCCGCTTGGCGTACCGTCTCGTATGAACGTCGGGCAGATTCTGGAGACCAATCTGGGTATGGCGGCGAAAGTAACAGGCGAGCATATGGCGACTCCGGTTTTCGACGGCGCCAAAGAGCAGGATATTCGAGACATTTTACACGCCCATGATTTCCCGGAAGCGGGGGAGATGACCCTGGTCAACGGCAGGTCCGGCCAGCGTTTTCGACAAAAGGTCATGGTGGGTTATATCTATATGTTGAAACTGCATCATCTTGTAGACGACAAGATCCATGCCCGTTCTACGGGTCCTTACTCGCTGGTCACGCAACAGCCGCTGGGCGGTAAAGCTCAGTTCGGCGGACAGCGTCTGGGGGAGATGGAAGTGTGGGCGCTGGAAGCCTATGGCGCGGCCTACACTCTGCAGGAAATGTTGACCGTCAAGTCCGACGACGTCGAAGGTCGCAAGCGTATGTACGAAGCGATCGTCAAGGGCGACACCAACTTGACGCCCAGCCTGCCGGAATCGTTTAACGTTCTGGTGAAAGAGTTGCAGAGTCTGGCGATCGACGTTGAGTTGATCGAGTCAATAAAATAA
- the rplJ gene encoding 50S ribosomal protein L10: MPNAEKIKAVEELTEVFQKAKSAVLANYQGIDALEITALRAHMKERSIEFRVIKNTLAREAAKNTSFEVMSDQLKGPVSLTLSYDDAVAPAKALMEYSKTGPKKNPEIICGVVEGKQCTPAQVKALADLPSKEVLISQMLSVMQGPTTNFVGVFSSLLRKLVGTLDAVKDKKASE, encoded by the coding sequence GTGCCCAACGCTGAAAAAATAAAAGCAGTCGAAGAATTGACGGAAGTGTTTCAAAAGGCGAAGTCCGCCGTGCTGGCAAATTACCAGGGCATCGACGCTCTGGAGATCACCGCATTGCGCGCTCACATGAAGGAGCGTTCGATTGAATTTCGCGTCATCAAGAATACCTTGGCGCGCGAAGCGGCCAAAAACACGTCTTTTGAGGTGATGAGTGATCAGCTGAAAGGTCCGGTTTCTCTGACTTTGAGTTACGACGATGCGGTGGCTCCCGCAAAAGCGTTGATGGAATACTCCAAGACAGGGCCAAAGAAAAACCCGGAAATCATTTGCGGCGTGGTCGAAGGCAAGCAATGCACGCCTGCGCAGGTGAAAGCGCTGGCTGATTTGCCATCGAAAGAAGTTTTGATTTCTCAAATGCTGTCCGTAATGCAAGGGCCCACCACCAATTTCGTGGGTGTGTTCAGCAGTCTGTTGCGAAAACTGGTTGGTACGCTGGACGCCGTGAAAGACAAAAAAGCTTCCGAATAA
- the rplL gene encoding 50S ribosomal protein L7/L12, producing the protein MSVTKDDVISFIDGMTVLEMSEFVKELEDKYGVTAAAPAAMMAMPAGGDAGGAAEEKTEFDVILSAAGDKKIQVIKEVRTITGLGLKDAKDLVDGAPKPLKEGVKKEEADDIKAKIEAAGGSVEIK; encoded by the coding sequence ATGTCTGTGACGAAAGATGATGTCATTTCTTTTATTGACGGGATGACCGTGTTGGAGATGTCGGAATTTGTAAAAGAGTTGGAAGACAAGTATGGCGTAACTGCGGCGGCTCCGGCGGCTATGATGGCAATGCCTGCGGGCGGCGACGCTGGCGGCGCGGCGGAAGAGAAAACGGAGTTCGACGTTATTCTGTCTGCGGCGGGCGACAAGAAAATTCAGGTCATTAAAGAAGTGCGCACGATCACTGGATTGGGTCTGAAAGATGCGAAAGATCTGGTTGACGGCGCGCCCAAGCCCCTGAAAGAAGGCGTTAAAAAAGAAGAAGCGGACGATATCAAAGCCAAGATCGAAGCGGCCGGCGGTTCGGTTGAAATTAAGTAA